In Deltaproteobacteria bacterium, the genomic window GGACCAAAAATATACAGGAGGAGAAAAGAGGGTGGCAGCAAAGAGGGAACTGATAATTAATACATGTATCAAATGGGACGGCATATGTTTCTTAATCTAAGCTCTCATAACTTGTAGAGTCTCAAAGGAAACCATTTGGCTATGATGTGAAAGTGCTCATCAAAGCTAAACAGAAAGAGATCATTTTCCAAGGCCAAGCGGGCGATCAACAGATCTACAGCCCCCACAGTTATCCCTTTTTGGGCCAAATCAAGGCCCATAAGACCTGCCCTTTTGTGAGTATCTTCCCTCTCTGTAATCTTTTCGATGCTCAAAAAAAGGTTATCGAGGACTGAAACCTCTCTTTCTGTCCTCGCACCCCTGCAAAGTTCCAAGGCAATGATCCCCGTATAACATGCATCTCCTCTCTTTAAGAGTTGGACCACGTCATCTTTAATGGGCGTTTCTTTTTTTTTAAAAAATTCGATCCAGATGGATGTATCC contains:
- a CDS encoding PIN domain-containing protein, producing MKDKVLVDTSIWIEFFKKKETPIKDDVVQLLKRGDACYTGIIALELCRGARTEREVSVLDNLFLSIEKITEREDTHKRAGLMGLDLAQKGITVGAVDLLIARLALENDLFLFSFDEHFHIIAKWFPLRLYKL